One region of Syntrophobacter fumaroxidans MPOB genomic DNA includes:
- the glgP gene encoding alpha-glucan family phosphorylase: MKVGYFSMEIGLNENIPTYSGGLGILAGDHIKSAADLNIPLVAVTLLYKRGYFIQSIDPMGRQEEIYPYFDPRAFMEPLPFKVTIKIEGRDVHIGVWKYNTVGISGRVPIYFLDTDLEINAPEDRLITQYLYGGDTHTRICQEAVLGIGGYLAVKRLEPGITTYHMNEGHAVFLTLALLQDCGGDESKVRQQCVFTTHTPVPAGHDKFTYELATRVIGTYLPSNIKRLAGADLLNTTVLALNLSRASNGVSELHGEISRQMFPGFPIGHVTNGVHHLSWTGPDFKALYDEHLPGWRQQPERLAEALTIPDEAVKTAKIKAKKRLISYVNSVSGAGFTDEILTICFARRAAAYKRATLIFSDLEFLFNLSFDRVQFIFAGKSHPQDAPGKELIKEIVNTGKQYEKKLRLVFVPNYNIWSAGLMTQGTDVWLNTPRRPREASGTSGMKVCFNAGVNMSVLDGWWREACNNRVNGWAIGDDEDQTDEQASADFYQDLDDMVTTYYANPRQWLSIMKRSITDITPVFNTHRMVREYVQKYYL; the protein is encoded by the coding sequence ATGAAAGTTGGTTACTTCAGCATGGAAATCGGCCTGAACGAGAACATTCCCACCTACAGCGGCGGTCTCGGAATCCTTGCGGGCGATCACATCAAATCAGCCGCCGATCTCAACATTCCCCTGGTGGCCGTGACCCTGCTCTACAAGCGGGGATACTTCATCCAAAGCATCGATCCCATGGGGCGCCAGGAGGAGATCTACCCGTATTTCGATCCTCGCGCCTTCATGGAGCCCCTGCCTTTCAAGGTCACCATCAAGATCGAGGGGCGGGACGTGCATATCGGGGTCTGGAAATACAATACCGTGGGCATTTCAGGACGCGTGCCGATCTATTTTCTGGACACGGACCTGGAGATCAACGCCCCCGAAGACCGTCTCATCACCCAGTATCTCTACGGCGGCGATACACACACCCGGATTTGCCAGGAAGCGGTCCTCGGAATCGGCGGATACCTCGCCGTCAAGCGTCTCGAGCCCGGGATCACCACCTACCACATGAACGAAGGACACGCCGTTTTCCTCACCCTGGCCCTTTTGCAGGATTGCGGAGGAGACGAGAGCAAGGTCCGGCAGCAATGCGTTTTCACCACTCACACCCCCGTGCCGGCGGGCCACGACAAGTTCACCTACGAACTGGCGACGCGGGTGATCGGCACCTATCTGCCTTCCAACATCAAGAGACTGGCGGGCGCCGACCTGCTCAACACCACCGTGCTCGCCCTCAACCTGTCCAGGGCGAGCAACGGCGTGAGCGAGCTCCACGGGGAAATATCCCGCCAGATGTTCCCCGGATTTCCCATCGGGCATGTCACCAACGGGGTCCATCATCTGAGTTGGACCGGGCCGGACTTCAAGGCCCTCTATGACGAGCATCTTCCCGGCTGGCGTCAGCAGCCGGAGAGGCTCGCTGAGGCCCTGACCATTCCCGATGAAGCCGTCAAGACGGCGAAAATCAAGGCCAAGAAACGACTGATCAGCTATGTCAATTCCGTTTCCGGCGCCGGCTTCACCGACGAGATCCTCACCATCTGCTTTGCCCGGAGGGCTGCGGCCTACAAGCGCGCCACCCTGATTTTCAGCGACCTCGAATTCCTTTTCAATCTCTCGTTCGACCGCGTCCAGTTCATCTTCGCCGGCAAATCGCACCCACAGGACGCCCCCGGCAAGGAGCTGATCAAGGAAATCGTGAACACCGGCAAACAGTATGAAAAGAAGCTCCGACTGGTCTTCGTGCCCAACTACAACATCTGGTCGGCGGGACTCATGACCCAGGGAACGGACGTGTGGCTCAACACACCCAGGCGCCCCCGGGAGGCCAGCGGTACCAGCGGCATGAAGGTCTGTTTCAACGCCGGCGTGAATATGAGCGTCCTGGACGGATGGTGGCGGGAGGCGTGCAACAACCGGGTCAACGGCTGGGCTATCGGAGACGACGAAGATCAGACGGACGAACAGGCATCCGCGGATTTCTACCAGGACCTGGACGACATGGTCACCACTTACTACGCCAACCCCAGGCAGTGGCTGTCCATCATGAAACGCTCCATCACCGACATCACGCCCGTGTTCAATACGCACCGCATGGTGCGGGAGTACGTGCAAAAATATTATCTTTGA
- a CDS encoding ArnT family glycosyltransferase, with protein sequence MVRMKNEDELERQPVPTPAAGAGKDHGVRLAMAVLILVVIAVVMVRLKAAPVPLERDEGEYALMGQLILEGVAPYREAGNMKLPGTYYAYAAILALFGQTITGIHVGLMVVNLLTAGILFLIASRLLGRVEAALAVAAFLIMSVDLSVLGLFAHATHFVIMFGLAGVWLLQESSGSKREVLLLWGAGLCLGLAVLMKQSGALFALFGCLWVLFDGRRTGSWKRSLVRSGVLACGIVLPYAAFLVVTVVRGTFDRFWFWTVDYAQSYVSLVGYGLGLELFRVGIVPIIRSNPAIWSMAPVGMIGLCVAKGSRRTGLFLITFFLFSFLAVCPGLYFRQHYFVQILPAVALGAGAALRIPRGLFARVTRRPLTAEAVVFLAIAAFSLTGILSMWHGLSTLTPEQFSRSVYGSNPFPESVAVAEYIAKNTGAEERIAVLGSEPQIYFYAHRRPATEHIYMYGLMEPQPFALRMQEALVAQVEKSEPQFIVLVLVSTSWLQRGVSEKKVFGWMRGYLNTYYQAVMTAEIQSDRTVWSVDEDVRTSQGRRGSSRLIVYRRKPADSSHNREGGSGLVRRPAGWGSDSYRGAFKSTQHLPGGR encoded by the coding sequence ATGGTGCGGATGAAGAACGAGGACGAGCTCGAAAGACAGCCGGTTCCAACTCCGGCGGCCGGGGCGGGCAAAGACCATGGCGTCCGGCTGGCCATGGCGGTGCTGATCCTGGTCGTGATTGCGGTCGTGATGGTTCGCCTCAAGGCCGCTCCCGTGCCTCTGGAACGCGATGAGGGCGAGTATGCCCTCATGGGCCAGTTGATTCTCGAGGGCGTGGCACCCTACCGGGAGGCGGGAAATATGAAACTTCCCGGCACCTACTATGCTTATGCCGCAATCCTGGCCCTTTTCGGGCAAACCATCACCGGCATTCATGTCGGGCTCATGGTGGTGAATCTGCTCACGGCCGGCATACTCTTCCTGATTGCATCGCGCCTGCTCGGTCGTGTCGAGGCGGCCCTGGCCGTAGCGGCCTTTCTCATCATGTCGGTTGACCTCTCGGTGCTCGGTCTTTTTGCGCATGCGACCCATTTCGTGATCATGTTCGGCCTGGCCGGAGTCTGGCTGCTCCAGGAAAGCTCCGGGTCGAAAAGAGAGGTGTTGCTGCTTTGGGGCGCGGGTCTTTGCCTTGGTCTGGCGGTACTCATGAAACAGTCCGGGGCGCTTTTCGCGCTGTTCGGCTGTCTATGGGTCCTGTTTGACGGACGCCGGACCGGATCGTGGAAACGCTCCCTCGTCAGGTCCGGGGTCCTTGCGTGCGGAATCGTCCTGCCCTATGCGGCTTTCCTGGTTGTGACGGTCGTCCGCGGCACATTCGACAGATTCTGGTTCTGGACCGTCGACTACGCGCAATCCTACGTATCTCTCGTGGGCTACGGGTTGGGTCTTGAGCTCTTCCGGGTGGGAATCGTTCCCATCATCCGAAGCAACCCCGCGATATGGTCGATGGCTCCGGTGGGCATGATCGGTCTCTGTGTGGCGAAGGGCAGTCGCAGAACGGGACTCTTTCTGATAACGTTTTTCCTGTTCTCGTTCCTGGCCGTGTGCCCGGGCCTGTACTTTCGGCAGCACTATTTCGTGCAAATCCTGCCGGCAGTGGCGCTGGGCGCCGGCGCCGCATTGCGGATCCCGCGGGGACTTTTCGCAAGAGTTACAAGGCGGCCGCTGACCGCGGAGGCCGTCGTCTTCCTGGCGATCGCCGCGTTTTCGCTGACGGGAATCCTATCCATGTGGCACGGCCTGTCCACATTGACGCCGGAGCAGTTCAGCCGTTCGGTCTATGGTTCCAACCCGTTCCCCGAATCCGTCGCCGTCGCCGAATACATCGCAAAGAACACCGGCGCCGAGGAGCGCATCGCCGTCCTGGGGTCAGAGCCCCAAATCTATTTCTACGCCCATCGGAGGCCGGCGACCGAGCACATTTACATGTACGGGCTGATGGAACCTCAGCCCTTCGCGCTGCGCATGCAGGAAGCCCTGGTCGCACAGGTGGAGAAGAGCGAGCCGCAATTCATCGTGCTGGTGTTGGTTTCCACCTCCTGGCTCCAGCGCGGCGTCTCGGAGAAGAAGGTGTTCGGCTGGATGAGGGGCTACCTCAACACATACTACCAAGCCGTCATGACGGCCGAAATCCAGTCGGACCGCACCGTATGGTCGGTCGATGAGGACGTTCGGACCTCCCAAGGGAGGCGCGGATCGAGTCGGTTGATCGTCTACAGAAGGAAACCTGCCGACTCTTCTCACAACAGAGAGGGAGGCTCCGGCCTGGTGCGGCGTCCTGCGGGATGGGGAAGCGATTCATACCGGGGTGCGTTCAAGAGTACGCAACACCTGCCCGGCGGGAGGTAA
- the argJ gene encoding bifunctional glutamate N-acetyltransferase/amino-acid acetyltransferase ArgJ, producing the protein MTPVHAEAERSTKSVAVSSRPFVVQGFKTAAAACGMRYRGRPDLALIMVDSEAGGTAAGVFTTNRFTAAPVELCKNHLESPSIRAILINAGIANACTGEEGYRRALEMARAAGEAMKAPAGSVLVASTGVIGMQVDPEPVRREMRGLVESARPDRWDEVARAIMTTDTVPKMSSATVEIGGRRVTVGGVAKGSGMIAPNMATLLAFVCTDAAVERRVLDHWLRSGAERSFNCITVDGDTSTNDSLIALASGAAGNPVLADVAGPESVLFGQALEAVLVDLAKKVVIDGEGATKFIEIEIVGAPDERSAKTVALTVANSPLVKTAFFGEDANWGRIVCAAGRAGVDLNPDRVALYFDGLCVFREGTPVPGAEVEERAASAFRRKDIKVRLDLGMGTASFVAYTCDFSYDYVKINASYRS; encoded by the coding sequence ATGACCCCTGTCCATGCGGAAGCGGAAAGAAGTACAAAAAGTGTTGCGGTAAGTAGTCGGCCGTTCGTCGTGCAGGGCTTCAAAACAGCGGCGGCCGCGTGCGGGATGCGCTACCGGGGCCGTCCCGATCTGGCTTTGATCATGGTGGATTCCGAGGCGGGGGGAACAGCCGCCGGCGTCTTCACCACCAACCGGTTCACCGCCGCTCCGGTGGAGCTGTGCAAGAACCACCTGGAATCCCCCTCCATTCGGGCCATCCTCATCAACGCCGGGATTGCCAACGCCTGCACGGGAGAAGAAGGGTACCGAAGAGCCCTGGAGATGGCGCGCGCGGCCGGTGAAGCCATGAAAGCCCCCGCAGGTTCGGTGCTCGTCGCATCGACCGGCGTGATCGGAATGCAGGTGGATCCGGAGCCCGTGCGCCGGGAAATGCGCGGGCTGGTGGAATCCGCGCGCCCGGACAGGTGGGATGAGGTGGCCCGGGCCATCATGACCACCGACACGGTGCCCAAGATGTCGAGCGCCACGGTGGAAATCGGCGGACGGCGGGTCACCGTCGGCGGCGTGGCCAAGGGTTCCGGAATGATCGCCCCGAACATGGCCACCCTGTTGGCATTCGTATGCACCGATGCCGCGGTGGAACGACGGGTCCTGGACCACTGGCTGCGGTCCGGGGCGGAACGGTCTTTCAACTGCATCACCGTCGACGGGGACACCAGCACGAACGATTCGCTGATCGCCCTGGCGAGCGGAGCGGCGGGAAACCCCGTGCTGGCCGACGTTGCCGGCCCCGAGAGTGTCCTTTTCGGGCAGGCGCTGGAAGCAGTGCTCGTCGATCTGGCCAAAAAGGTCGTGATCGACGGGGAGGGCGCCACAAAGTTCATCGAAATCGAGATCGTGGGTGCCCCGGACGAACGAAGCGCCAAAACGGTGGCTTTGACCGTCGCCAATTCGCCACTGGTGAAGACCGCCTTTTTCGGTGAGGATGCCAACTGGGGCAGAATCGTCTGCGCCGCCGGAAGAGCCGGTGTCGATTTGAACCCGGATCGGGTGGCGCTGTACTTTGACGGGCTGTGCGTGTTTCGAGAGGGGACCCCGGTGCCCGGCGCGGAGGTGGAGGAACGCGCGGCGTCGGCTTTCCGCCGGAAGGACATCAAGGTTCGCCTGGATCTCGGCATGGGGACCGCATCCTTTGTCGCCTACACCTGCGATTTCTCCTACGATTATGTAAAGATCAACGCCTCCTACAGGTCGTGA
- the secA gene encoding preprotein translocase subunit SecA produces the protein MLTDILKKIFGSQNERILKRIAPLVDEINSYEPVMRKLSDAALKAKTPEFKQRIANGEPLDDLLPEAFAVAREGAVRTLGMRPFDVQMIGGIVLHEGMIAEMKTGEGKTLVAVMPIYLNALTGRGVHLVTVNDYLARRDSEWMGQVYKFLGLSVGCIVHGLDDPERKEAYGADVTYGTNNEYGFDYLRDNMKFRIEDMVQRELNYAIVDEVDSILIDEARTPLIISGPAEKSTALYYNINRIIPQLKPETHYTKEEKSRTVALTEDGVTRTEKLLGVDNLYDPRQIDILHHVQQALRAHVLFKRDVDYIVKDGKVIIVDEFTGRLMPGRRYSEGLHQALEAKENVHIENENQTLASITFQNYFRMFDKLAGMTGTAETEAAEFAKIYKLEVVVIPTHRKMIREDYADCIYRTEAEKFRAVAEEIKEAYAVKRPVLVGTVNIAKSEKLSGILKRQGVPHQVLNAKHHEKEAEIVALAGQPGAVTISTNMAGRGTDIVLGPGVVDVGGLHIIGTERHEARRIDNQLRGRSGRQGDPGSSRFYLSLEDDLMRIFAADRLSGLMQRIGMKEDEPIEHRLITKAIENAQSKVEAQNFSIRKQLLEYDDVMNQQREVIYRQRREALQGENLKPVVLDMIEDLLEGILAETADEKHYAEDWDLEKINSEVLRLFGLQMNLTVESLGDIEYEEFRDSLLERLTKRYEAREQEFGESMMRELESYLLLQTVDTYWKDHLLNMDHLKEGIGLRGYGQQDPLIAYKREGHALFDEMIERIKEETIRLLFHIQIQREEQLDELRKEQEDQPMFFGPAEGAGQKPQTRKDRKVGRNDPCPCGSGKKYKKCCGK, from the coding sequence ATGCTAACGGACATCCTCAAGAAGATATTTGGCAGCCAGAATGAGAGAATCCTCAAGCGGATTGCTCCTCTGGTGGATGAGATCAATTCGTACGAGCCCGTTATGCGCAAGTTGAGTGACGCGGCGCTCAAGGCGAAAACTCCGGAATTCAAACAGCGCATCGCAAACGGCGAACCTCTGGACGATCTCCTGCCCGAGGCGTTTGCGGTGGCCCGCGAGGGCGCGGTGCGGACCCTCGGGATGCGTCCGTTCGACGTGCAGATGATCGGGGGCATCGTGCTGCACGAGGGCATGATTGCGGAAATGAAGACGGGCGAAGGCAAGACGCTGGTCGCGGTCATGCCCATCTATTTGAACGCGCTGACCGGGCGGGGAGTGCACCTGGTTACGGTCAACGATTACCTGGCGCGGCGTGACAGCGAATGGATGGGCCAGGTTTACAAGTTCCTGGGGCTTTCGGTGGGGTGCATCGTTCACGGACTGGACGATCCCGAGCGCAAGGAAGCTTACGGCGCCGATGTGACTTACGGGACCAACAACGAGTACGGATTCGACTACCTGCGGGACAATATGAAATTCCGCATCGAGGATATGGTTCAGCGGGAGCTGAACTATGCCATTGTGGACGAGGTCGACAGTATTCTCATCGACGAGGCCCGGACCCCGCTCATCATCTCCGGTCCGGCGGAGAAGTCCACGGCGCTCTACTACAATATCAACAGGATCATCCCCCAGCTCAAACCCGAAACTCATTACACCAAGGAAGAGAAAAGCCGCACCGTGGCTCTGACTGAGGACGGGGTGACCAGAACGGAGAAGCTGCTCGGCGTCGACAACCTCTACGATCCGAGACAGATCGACATCCTGCATCACGTTCAACAGGCTCTGCGCGCCCATGTGCTGTTCAAACGGGACGTCGACTACATCGTGAAGGACGGCAAAGTGATCATCGTCGATGAATTCACCGGCCGGCTCATGCCCGGTCGCCGTTACAGCGAGGGGCTGCACCAGGCGCTGGAAGCCAAGGAAAACGTGCACATCGAAAACGAGAACCAGACCCTGGCCTCCATCACCTTCCAGAACTACTTCCGAATGTTCGACAAGCTGGCGGGCATGACCGGCACGGCGGAAACCGAAGCCGCCGAGTTCGCCAAGATATACAAGCTCGAGGTTGTCGTCATCCCGACGCACCGGAAGATGATCCGGGAAGACTATGCCGACTGCATCTACAGGACCGAGGCCGAGAAATTCCGAGCCGTGGCCGAGGAAATCAAGGAAGCATACGCCGTCAAGCGCCCGGTCCTGGTCGGCACGGTCAACATCGCGAAGTCCGAGAAACTGAGCGGCATACTGAAGCGGCAGGGCGTTCCCCACCAGGTGCTCAATGCCAAGCACCACGAGAAGGAAGCGGAGATCGTGGCTCTGGCCGGGCAGCCGGGGGCGGTCACCATCTCCACGAACATGGCCGGTCGAGGAACCGATATCGTGCTGGGGCCCGGCGTCGTGGATGTGGGAGGGCTCCACATCATCGGAACCGAGCGCCATGAAGCCCGCCGCATCGACAACCAACTCAGAGGCCGGTCGGGCAGGCAGGGGGATCCCGGGTCGTCACGGTTCTACCTGTCCCTGGAAGACGATCTGATGCGGATCTTTGCGGCGGACCGGCTGTCGGGCCTCATGCAGAGAATCGGAATGAAGGAAGACGAGCCCATCGAACATCGCCTCATCACCAAGGCCATCGAAAACGCCCAGAGCAAGGTGGAAGCTCAGAACTTCAGTATCCGCAAACAGTTGCTCGAATACGACGATGTCATGAACCAGCAGCGCGAGGTGATCTACCGCCAGCGCCGCGAGGCCTTGCAGGGCGAAAACCTCAAGCCGGTTGTCCTCGATATGATCGAAGACCTGCTGGAGGGGATCCTGGCGGAAACCGCGGACGAGAAGCACTATGCGGAGGACTGGGACCTGGAAAAAATCAATTCCGAGGTCTTGCGCCTGTTCGGGCTCCAGATGAACCTGACGGTCGAATCCCTGGGCGACATCGAATACGAGGAGTTTCGGGATTCGCTGCTGGAAAGGCTCACGAAACGCTACGAAGCCCGCGAGCAGGAATTCGGCGAGTCCATGATGCGGGAGCTCGAAAGCTACCTCCTGCTCCAGACGGTGGATACTTACTGGAAAGACCACCTGCTCAACATGGATCATCTCAAGGAGGGCATCGGTCTGCGCGGTTACGGGCAGCAGGATCCGCTCATCGCCTACAAACGGGAAGGACACGCCCTGTTTGACGAGATGATCGAGCGGATCAAGGAGGAGACGATACGGCTGCTTTTCCACATCCAGATCCAACGCGAGGAACAGCTGGATGAGCTCCGGAAGGAGCAGGAAGACCAGCCGATGTTTTTCGGACCGGCCGAGGGGGCCGGGCAGAAGCCCCAGACCAGGAAAGATCGAAAGGTGGGACGAAATGACCCCTGTCCATGCGGAAGCGGAAAGAAGTACAAAAAGTGTTGCGGTAAGTAG